Proteins encoded in a region of the Dendropsophus ebraccatus isolate aDenEbr1 chromosome 11, aDenEbr1.pat, whole genome shotgun sequence genome:
- the LOC138767376 gene encoding mucin-22-like produces the protein MVFEVGSREVSDVKVGSTVVSDVTVGSTVVSDVTVGSRVVSDVTVGSRVVSDVKVGSTVVSDVTVGSTVVSDVTVGSTVVSDVTVGSRVVSDVTVGSTVVSDVTVGSTVVSVVTVGSTVVSDVTVGSTVVSDVTVGSTVVLDVTVGSTVVSKIKVGSTVVVSDVTVGSTVVSDVTVGSTVVVSDVTVGSTVVSDVTVGSTVVVSDVTVGSTVVSDVTVGCTVVSNVTVGRTVLSNMTVGSTVVSDVTVGSTVVSNMTVGSTVVSDVTVGSTVVWDVTVGSIVVSDVTVGSTVVSNVTAGSTVVSDVTVHSTVVLDVSL, from the exons ATGGTCTTTGAAG TTGGTAGCAGAGAGGTATCGGATGTGAAAGTTGGTAGCACAGTAGTATCGGATGTGACAGTTGGTAGCACAGTGGTATCGGATGTGACAGTTGGTAGCAGAGTGGTATCGGATGTGACAGTGGGTAGCAGAGTGGTATCGGATGTGAAAGTTGGTAGCACAGTAGTATCGGATGTGACAGTTGGTAGCACAGTAGTATCGGATGTGACAGTTGGTAGCACAGTGGTATCGGATGTGACAGTTGGTAGCAGAGTGGTATCGGATGTGACAGTTGGTAGCACAGTAGTATCGGATGTGACAGTTGGTAGCACAGTGGTATCAGTTGTGACAGTTGGTAGCACAGTAGTATCGGATGTGACAGTTGGTAGCACAGTAGTATCGGATGTGACAGTTGGTAGCACAGTAGTACTGGATGTGACAGTTGGTAGCACAGTGGTATCGAAAATAAAAGTTGGTAGCACAGTGGTGGTATCGGATGTGACAGTTGGTAGCACAGTAGTATCGGATGTGACAGTTGGTAGCACAGTGGTGGTATCGGATGTGACAGTTGGTAGCACAGTGGTATCGGATGTGACAGTTGGTAGCACAGTGGTGGTATCGGATGTGACAGTTGGTAGCACAGTGGTATCGGATGTGACAGTTGGTTGCACAGTGGTATCGAATGTGACAGTTGGTAGAACAGTGCTATCGAATATGACAGTTGGTAGCACAGTAGTATCGGATGTGACAGTTGGTAGCACAGTGGTATCGAATATGACAGTTGGTAGCACAGTGGTATCGGATGTGACAGTTGGTAGCACAGTAGTATGGGATGTGACAGTTGGTAGCATAGTGGTATCGGATGTGACAGTTGGTAGCACAGTGGTATCGAATGTGACAGCTGGTAGCACAGTAGTATCGGATGTGACAGTTCATAGCACAGTGGTATTGGATGTGAGTTTGTAG